A genomic segment from Cutaneotrichosporon cavernicola HIS019 DNA, chromosome: 7b encodes:
- a CDS encoding uncharacterized protein (Poly(ADP-ribose) polymerase and DNA-Ligase Zn-finger region) has translation MSGYRVEVASSARAGCNGPMPCKGTKIAKGELRLGSWVAFQDKGSFKWRHWGCTSEKVLSNLKDNFDEASELDGFDELPQAYQDKITEAWKVGHVDPDDIPESAKKADGDDEDNEDDSPKKKTPKRKAPAKKKKADADSDDDGSPKKKPAKKAAPKKAPVTKSRKKADTPSESELDEMTAEESEAELSLSEEEKPKPKGRKRKQETEDEESEEEKPKPKRKVAPKKAPASKEKKVPVPKEKKAPASKEKKAPASKEKKAPASKEKKAPASKEKKAPASTANAPTKEKKPSSRAKAPSSKEKKAPASQDKPVRATGARRVPASDEE, from the exons ATGTCGGGATaccgcgtcgaggttgcTTCTAGCGCGCGTGCTGGATGCAACGGGCCCATGCCTTGCAAGGGCACTAAAATCGCAAAGGGCGAACTGCGTCTTGGCTCCTGGGTCGCCTTCCAGGATAAAGGCTCGTTCAAGTGGCGTCACTGGGGAT gcaCCTCGGAGAAGGTCCTCAGCAACCTGAAGGACAACTTTGACGAGGCGTCCGAGTTGGATGGCTTCGACGAGCTCCC TCAAGCATACCAGGACAAGATTACTGAGGCGTGGAAGGTCGGTCACGTCGACCCCGACGACATCCCCGAGtcggcgaagaaggccgacggcgacgatgaggacaaTGAGGACGACTCTccgaagaagaagacaCCCAAGAGGAAAGCGccggcgaagaagaagaaggccgacgcggacagcgacgacgacggctctccgaagaagaagcccgccaagaaggccgcaCCCAAGAAAGCCCCTGTCACGAAGTCTAGA aagaaggcggaTACGCcgtccgagtcggagcTGGATGAGAtgacggccgaggagagtgaggccgagctgtcgttgagcgaggaggagaagcccaagcccaagggccgcaagcgcaagcaggAGActgaggatgaggagagcgaggaggagaagcccAAG ccgAAGAGGAAGGTTGCACCCAAAAAGGCTCCCGCTtccaaggagaagaaggtgcCGGTAcccaaggagaagaaggcgccGGCTtccaaggagaagaaggcgccGGCTtccaaggagaagaaggcgccGGCTtccaaggagaagaaggcgccGGCTtccaaggagaagaaggcgccggcgtcgacggccaATGCGCCGACTaaggagaagaagccgagctcgagagccAAGGCCCCCTCATcgaaggagaagaaggcccCCGCATCCCAGGACAAGCCAGTGCGCGCCACGGGAGCGCGTCGGGTGCCGGCGAGCGACGAAGAGTGA
- a CDS encoding uncharacterized protein (ZIP Zinc transporter): MSRLAVILAGAALLVLVRAGAAHDHQSSMQQFFDKLFPFESPAYNSILATFYISSVPNFILLAVPADLEPSSLNTMIAFATGGLLGDVFLHLVPHAFFGEHTDGAVKVDEKRNIVIGGAIFLGFAAFFVLDKTMRVLSHASGGDGDGHSHSHSHSHGHSHGSSSSVAKSEGELRKRKNGDVKEVIVEEKEEKKQPNASLRLSAYLNLFGDFTHNITDGLAMAASFYSSPALGAVTTIATFCHEIPHEVADYSILIKSGFTKYQAMGSQFFTAVGAFVGTFLGIWIAETAGVNNDTVIKPGDGIFGTTATGAELVIPMTAGGFLYIASVSVIPELLEESRSAKQALKEYAAMAFGVFCMAVIAWNE; encoded by the exons ATGTCCCGCCTCGCTGTGAtcctcgccggcgcggcgctgctTGTCCTCGTTCGGGCTGGTGCT GCGCATGACCACCAGTCCAGCATGCAGCAGTTCTTTGACAAGTTGTTCCCGTTCGAGAGCCCTGCGTATAACTCGA TCCTCGCCACGTTCTACATCTCCTCCGTACCCAacttcatcctcctcgccgtccctgccgacctcgagcccAGCAGCCTCAACACCATGATCGCCTTCGCGACTGGCGGTCTGCTGGGCGacgtcttcctccacctcgtccccCACGCGTTCTTCGGGGAGCACACAGACGGTGCGGTGAAGGTCGATGAGAAAAGGAACATTGTCATTGG cgGCGCTATATTCCTTGGTTTTGCGGCCTTCTTCGTTCTCGACAAGACGATGCGCGTGCTGTCCCACGCGtccggcggcgacggcgacggccactcgcactcgcactctcactctcacgGTCACAGCCAcggctcgtcgagctcggtcgCCAAGTccgagggtgagctgcGGAAGCGCAAGAACGgcgacgtcaaggaggtcattgtcgaggagaaggaggaaaAGAAGCAGCCGAACGCCTCGCTCCGCCTCTCTGCCTACCTCAACCTCTTTGGCGACTTTACGCACAACATCACGGACGGTCTTGCCATGGCAGCCTCATTCTACTCGTCTCCCGCTCTCGGTGCGGTGACCACCATTGCGACGTTCTGCCACGAGATCCcgcacgaggtcgccgactACTCAATCCTCATCAAGTCTGGATTCACAAAGTACCAGGCGATGGGGTCGCAGTTCTTCACGGCGGTTGGCGCATTCGTTGGTACCTTCCTGGGCATCTGGATTGCGGAGACGGCAGGTGTCAACAACGATACAGTCATCAAGCCAGGCGACGGGATCTTCGGTACCACGGCCActggcgccgagcttgttATTCCCATGACGGCTGGCG gctTCCTCTACAtcgcgagcgtgagcgtcATCCctgagctgctcgaggagtcGCGAAGCGCCAAgcaggcgctcaaggaaTACGCCGCGATGGCCTTTGGTGTGTTCTGCATG GCTGTAATCGCTTGGAACGAGTAA
- a CDS encoding uncharacterized protein (Belongs to the Ca(2) cation antiporter (CaCA) (TC 2.A.19) family): MTDKVKDATGTDTVPSDSNPSSRVGQGQTQTGRSSSAVTPSPAATIRPAARVQPPSPLGITGMPPHTFSATTPQRSLGRGRPRPPTNFGIGDNSTPQTPLSPPQEPGVPIPRRHRDSSVSSVTDDEDHATPRNTSYFPHMPESRRVSEVRGLPSGAQSPFPPTTGSGRPGRLRLTATAPASAAPSRSASRVRLPQLKDNDDQDDELTVTDRGEELIRRRQKERKRAKRERERLLAAELELDEEEEPGGIPPASAVSEGSMLLPQPTESPLRGYTAGPNTSRHHAPSGSRLISGSALVSPRPVSDSVEREPSSAGDPRAESVRSRADGDEDMDRGFMSPNVEATTDGYRSDSEGSAMDDNEDSDDVSPDDGEGVTVKDRQDAINIEHPFGLPIWKPALYRKSRSVTRNAEAALHSAPTSDSDNLLLGNVFWLVVFGWWLALLCFFASMLVSGAEVLAGGRGGYGRLTRGLAWYLWWPFGKYVEGEGAPHEDSSSSDEEHHDHHDEENHTSSYGATLTSDASRRAPSASTSSSTTVRQTAASALDMLPDEPHTPQASTMHQQADRKPGVSFAPGCKADSPGLENVPLLHKPPATACFRKHVNKRAKLAGSLVYWPLFCLIIAPSMLIICIVCWFLVVTIPMAKLNWELLGLLWNRPLEIGFRPPPTVPVYEPPPASDESENGNGDVSDSPTGYTMRRVRINAGQVAPTPGPTSTVLLCVYRAVGLQYYKYTVGGVNIMFINLMPIVLFAIIDGLIILPAVEHRHEHGQTVPKWLQFIADPALVFLLGLASVIPLSYFIGMAVASISAQSSIGMGAVINATFGSIIEIVLYSIALKQGKGRLVEGSIVGSILAGVLLMPGMSMCSGALKRKEQKFNAKSAGVTSTMLIMAIIGVLTPTMFYQSYGNFELRCEGCPLPDEGGVLNPGDSWRCDRCWYQHPDPVTDPFYQSNVKVLMYICAGILLLSYLIGLWFSLRTHASQIWQNPQQLMQKEAEQLQLPRAHLARITPSNVNNPILPVHSKPESIRKGVSPMRPMTAASTVQPSPHATRGRDGEVSPRSGTSPLKYGIQASPRQSVRPELTDGQHGGQVGSVVTQEIPHTGYTPYLHALEQNRHMDSMGLGPQLTQEDFRRAVHTLAAVTAMQRKGETTAHPHTEEEAGGHEAPSWTRGMSAAVLLGCTLLYAAIAEVLVDVVDVVLAGSGVDEKFLGLTLFALVPNTTEFMNAMSFALHGNIALSMEIGSAYALQVCLLQIPAMVAFSAWYSPEDFGDVVDTFTLIFPRWDVIAIILGIFLLTYTYIEARANYHRGSILVLSYCVLMLGFYFAPVRPVDDEGVIVGGPWLKAAGSVADSMSVAITKLWG, from the exons ATGACAgacaaggtcaaggacgcgaCAGGCACCGACACGGTCCCCTCTGACTCTAACCCATCGTCCCGAGTTGGGCAGGGGCAGACCCAGACGGGAAGAAGCAGCAGCGCGGTTACGCCTTCCCCAGCTGCAACCATCCGTCCTGCTGCTAGAGTCcagccgccctcgcccttgggCATTACCGGCATGCCTCCCCACACCTTCTCTGCCACAACACCCCAAAGATCGTTAGGCCGTGGGCGCCCGAGACCACCTACAAACTTT GGCATTGGTGACAACAGTACACCGCAGACTCCACTCTCACCTCCTCAAGAACCTGGCGTGCCAATCCCacgtcgccatcgcgaCTCGAGCGTCTCATCTGtgaccgacgacgaggatcACGCAACGCCACGTAACACCAGTTACTTTCCCCACATGCCAGAGTCGCGCCGCGTGAGCGAAGTGCGTGGGCTGCCTTCGGGTGCTCAGTCACCTTTTCCCCCGACAACTGGCTCGGGCCGTCCCGGCCGTCTCAGGCTTACGGCGACTGCACCCGCATCGGCTGCTCCCTCGCGTtccgcgtcgcgcgtccgcctcccccAACTCAAGGATAATGATGATCAGGATGACGAGCTCACCGTCACTGACCGCGGTGAGGAGCTCATCCGCCGTCGTCAGAAGGAGCGCAAGCGtgccaagcgcgagcgagagcgtctcctcgccgccgagcttgagcttgatgaggaagaggagccCGGAGGGATCCCTCCCGCGTCGGCAGTGAGCGAAGGAAGCATGCTCCTGCCGCAGCCAACCGAGAGCCCCTTGCGTGGGTACACTGCAGGGCCAAACACGTCACGTCACCATGCCCCCAGTGGGAGCCGGCTCATTTCAGGGAGCGCCCTGGTGTCCCCTCGTCCGGTCTCTGacagcgtcgagcgcgaacCGTCTTCGGCTGGTGACCCACGTGCCGAGTCGGTGCGATCGCGTGCCGACGGTGACGAAGACATGGACCGTGGATTCATGTCTCCCAATGTCGAGGCCACCACGGATGGGTACCGTTCCGACAGCGAGGGATCCGCCATGGACGACAACGAGGACTCGGACGATGTCAGCCcagacgacggcgagggcgtcacCGTCAAGGATCGGCAGGAC GCCATCAACATTGAGCACCCCTTCGGTCTGCCCATCTGGAAGCCCGCGCTGTACCGCAAGTCACGCTCGGTGACGCGCAATGCCGAAGCGGCGCTGCACTCGGCCCCTACGAGCGATAGCGACAACTTACTGCTCGGTAATGTCTTCTGGCTCGTCGTGTTCGGCTGGTGGCTCGCTCTTCTTTGCTTCTTCGCGTCTATGCTGGTTAgcggcgccgaggtcctcgcGGGTGGGCGTGGCGGGTACGGTCGCCTCACCAGGGGCCTGGCTTGGTACCTCTGGTGGCCGTTTGGCAAGTATGTCGAGGGCGAAGGCGCGCCTCACGAGGACTCGAgcagcagcgacgaggagcaccATGACCAccacgacgaggagaaTCACACTAGCAGCTACGGAGCGACATTGACAAGTGATGCGTCCCGTCGTGCAccctcagcctcgacgtcgtcgtcgaccacTGTGCGCCAGACTGCGGCATCGGCTCTCGATATGCTCCCGGACGAACCGCACACGCCGCAGGCGTCGACCATGCATCAACAAGCGGACCGCAAGCCGGGCGTTTCTTTTGCGCCTGGCTGCAAGGCTGATTCTCCCGGGCTCGAGAACGTCCCGCTCCTCCACAAGCCTCCTGCGACCGCGTGCTTCCGGAAGCATGTGAacaagcgcgccaagctTGCCGGCTCGCTCGTCTACTGGCCCTTGTTCTGCCTCATCATCGCACCCTCCATGCTCATCATCTGCATCGTCTGCTGGTTCCTTGTCGTCACGATCCCCAtggccaagctcaactGGGAGCTCCTCGGGCTCTTGTGGAACCGCCCGCTCGAGATCGGCTTCCGGCCTCCTCCTACCGTTCCTGTGTACGAACCTCCACCTGCATCGGACGAGAGTGAGAACGGCAACGGCGACGTCTCCGACTCGCCAACTGGATACACGATGCGTCGTGTCCGCATCAACGCCGGCCAGGTCGCTCCCACTCCCGGTCCAACCTCCACGGTCCTTCTGTGCGTCTACCGCGCGGTTGGTCTCCAATATTACAAGTACACTGTGGGCGGTGTGAACATCATGTTCATCAACCTCATGCCGAtcgtcctcttcgccaTCATTGACGGCTTGATCATCCTCCCCGCCGTGGAGCATCGCCACGAGCATGGCCAGACCGTACCCAAGTGGTTGCAATTCATCGCCGATCCCGcgctcgtcttcctcctcggcctcgcctcCGTCATCCCGCTCTCGTACTTTATTGGTATGGCCGtcgcctcgatctcggcgcaGTCGTCCATCGGCATGGGTGCTGTGATCAACGCGACCTTTGGCTCCATCATCGAGATTGTGCTGTACAGCATTGCACTGAAGCAGGGCAAGGGGAGGCTTGTAGAGGGTTCGATCGTCGGTTCCATTCTTGCGGGTGTTCTTCTCATGCCTGGCATGTCGATGTGCTCCGGCGCGCTCAAACGCAAGGAGCAGAAGTTCAACGCCAAGTCGGCTGGTGTCACTTCGACCATGCTTATCATGGCAATCATTGGTGTCCTAACGCCCACAATGTTCTACCAGTCGTACGGCAACTTCGAGTTGCGCTGCGAGGGTTGCCCTCTGCCTGACGAGGGTGGCGTGCTCAACCCTGGCGACTCGTGGCGTTGCGACCGCTGCTGGTACCAGCACCCCGATCCGGTAACGGACCCGTTCTACCAGAGCAACGTCAAGGTGCTCATGTACATCTGTGCAGGGATCCTGCTTCTC TCATACCTGATTGGCCTGTGGTTCTCGCTTCGCACGCACGCGTCGCAGATCTGGCAGAACCCTCAGCAACTCATGCAGAAGGAGGCTGAGCAGCTCCAGCTTCCTCGCGCTCATCTGGCCCGCATCACTCCATCCAACGTCAACAACCCCATTCTGCCGGTACACAGCAAGCCGGAGTCCATTCGCAAGGGTGTGTCGCCGATGCGCCCAATGACTGCGGCATCGACGGTACAGCCGTCGCCTCACGCGActcgcggccgcgacggTGAGGTGTCACCGCGTTCTGGTACCTCTCCATTGAAGTACGGTATCCAGgcgtcgccgcgccagTCTGTGCGTCCGGAGCTCACAGACGGGCAGCACGGCGGCCAGGTGGGATCAGTTGTGACCCAGGAGATTCCGCACACCGGCTACACGCCGTATCTCCACGCGCTGGAGCAGAATCGCCACATGGACTCGATGGGGCTTGGGCCTCAGCTCACGCAGGAGGACTTCCGGCGCGCGGTGCACACGCTCGCGGCGGTCACCGCGATGCagcgcaagggcgagacTACTGCGCATCCGCacaccgaggaggaggcaggTGGGCACGAGGCGCCATCATGGACGCGTGGAATGTCCGCGGCTGTGCTGCTGGGCTGCACGTTGCTTTATGCGGCGATTGCCGAGGTGCtcgttgacgtcgtcgacgttgtGCTGGCCGGCTCAGGAGTGGACGAGAagttcctcggcctcactCTTTTCGCGCTTGTCCCGAACACGACCGAGTTTATGAACGCCATGTCGTTTGCGCTACATGGCAACATCGCGCTGTCGATGGAGATCGGCTCGGCGTACGCGCTCCAGGTCTGTCTCCTGCAGATCCCGGCCATGGTTGCGTTCTCAGCGTGGTACAGCCCCGAGGACTTTGGCGACGTGGTCGACACGTTTAC TCTCATCTTCCCGCGCTGGGACgtcatcgccatcatcctcggcaTCTTCCTGCTCACGTACACTTACATCGAGGCGCGTGCAAACTACCATCGCGGCTCGATCCTTGTGCTCTC GTATTGCGTGCTCATGCTCGGCTTCTACTTCGCCCCTGTGCGGCccgtcgatgacgagggcgtTATCGTCGGTGGCCCGTGGTTGAAGGCCGCTGGCAGCGTGGCCGACAGCATGTCCGTGGCCATCACCAAGCTGTGGGGTTAG
- a CDS encoding uncharacterized protein (Reversible hydration of carbon dioxide) has protein sequence MADYLEQNHDRIFAANKAWAEEQIARDPDFFNKLSQGQTPEYLWIGCSDSRMPAETITGMKPGEAFIHRNIANLVNNIDLNVMSVINYAVRHLQVKHIIVCGHYGCGGVRAAMTAKDLGILNPWLRNIRDIYRIHETELDSIKCDSARYDRLVELNVVEQCRNVIKTAALQQNYAENGYPVVHGWVFDFRTGMLKDLKIDFAKILADIQKIYNITE, from the coding sequence ATGGCAGACTATCTCGAACAGAACCATGACCGCATCTTTGCGGCCAACAAGGCgtgggccgaggagcaAATTGCTCGTGACCCCGACTTTTTCAACAAGCTCTCGCAGGGCCAGACTCCGGAATACCTCTGGATCGGATGCTCTGACTCGCGCATGCCAGCAGAGACGATTACGGGCATGAAGCCAGGCGAGGCTTTCATCCACCGTAACATTGCCAACCTGGTTAACAACATCGACCTCAACGTCATGAGCGTGATCAACTACGCTGTCAGACATCTGCAGGTCAAGCACATCATCGTGTGCGGACACTATGGGTGTGGTGGTGTTCGGGCGGCTATGACGGCCAAGGATCTTGGGATTCTCAACCCTTGGCTGCGTAACATTCGCGATATTTACCGCATTCACGAGACGGAACTCGATTCGATCAAGTGCGACTCGGCGAGGTACGATCGACTTGTCGAGCTCAACGTTGTCGAACAGTGCAGAAATGTTATCAAGACGGCCGCACTGCAGCAAAACTATGCTGAGAACGGGTACCCTGTCGTCCATGGCTGGGTGTTCGACTTCCGCACGGGCatgctcaaggacctcaagATCGACTTTGCCAAGATCCTCGCCGACATTCAGAAGATCTACAACATTACCGAGTAA
- a CDS encoding uncharacterized protein (glucose import), with protein MSSTPPTSKSKSSSTCDNCRKRKIKCVEAEEPGPCTGCRNLQIACTHDYVKKKPGRKNAFAMQVRAQNQNKPAPPAEPSFRPSYSPYPARPPALSPLEEYGTPRSPFSSLALTGMRSNHDNGGLSWLDSITLDGGSVFGPVDFGFDPFSGPGTTQFPSEQAQLLSLESPEVATAAQLRQREPQLEDVASWANISHFISLYLQHQWPLLPLVHRPTFSENLATRLDLRDTDFRALLLSIVALTISQLPTSRLVTEQYDVEGLKRLQRRCHRTSQLLQRSYTGQVTLTQICIIIFDNFYLLSIGLTHTAAARLGQAVQLAFCLGLHSDAKTAALGLDHIEVQLRRRVFWQLYASDKTRAIPGNPMLINDFQGVCSYPEAIDDDFITSQGMFPQPAHKTSLLAGFVAVSKLFRILSECFFHHRCALSELQTITTAWTVVAEERVHALLRELPSAIQDPPSVPLEANRQVFATQRANILITVAIVKFALYDLRSALNVNEDQLAREREAIAREIHNLLMSIPVEDLASNGESVRGKVFHIACALCGQASTPGTDSDLVRDWCDMFSTITFVQMPVPADPPLDSRSNTPPAEPELTSAP; from the exons ATGTCGAgtacgccgccgacgagcaAGTCCAAGTCGTCTAGCACTTGCGACAACTGCAGGAAGCGCAAA ATCAAGTgcgtcgaggccgaagaGCCGGGTCCATGCACCGGGTGCCGTAACCTCCAGATCGCGTGCACGCACGACTACGTGAAGAAGAAGCCGGGGCGGAAGAATGC CTTCGCCATGCAGGTGAGGGCTCAGAACCAGAACAAGCCAGCCCCGCCCGCCGAACCATCGTTCCGCCCTTCGTACTCACCATACCCTGCCAGGCCGCCCGCTCTATCACCATTGGAGGAGTACGGGACGCCGCGCTCCCCATTCTCgtccctcgccctcacggGGATGCGAAGTAACCACGACAACGGTGGCCTGTCGTGGCTGGACAGCATTACTCtcgacggcggcagcgTCTTCGGACCTGTAGACTTTGGCTTCGATCCCTTCTCGGGGCCGGGGACAACCCAGTTTCCTTCGGAGCAGGCGCAGCTGTTATCGCTGGAGAGTCCGGAGGTCGccacggcggcgcagctgcGCCAGCGCGAGCCGCAACTCGAGGACGTTGCGTCCTGGGCCAACATTTCCCACTTCATTTCGCTGTACCTGCAACACCAATGGCCGTTGCTGCCGCTCGTGCACCGGCCGACGTTCAGCGAGAACCTCGCAACACGCCTCGACTTGCGCGACACCGACTTCCGCGCACTCCTCCTGTCCATCGTCGCGCTAACCATCTCACAGCTCCCGACGTCACGCCTCGTAACGGAGCAGTACGACGTTGAAGGCCTCAAGCGTCTCCAGCGGCGTTGCCACCGCACGTCGCAACTCCTCCAGCGCTCCTATACCGGCCAGGTGACGCTCACCCAGATCTGTATCATCATCTTTGACAACTTCTACCTTCTTTCCATCGGACTCACGCacaccgccgcggcgcggctAGGTCAAGCCGTTCAACTGGCTTTCTGCCTCGGTCTCCATTCGGACGCCAAGACTGCtgccctcggccttgaccaCATCGAGGTCCagctccgccgccgcgtcttCTGGCAACTCTACGCAAGCGACAA aacCCGTGCGATCCCCGGCAATCCGATGCTCATCAACGACTTCCAGGGTGTGTGCTCGTACCCCGAGgcgatcgacgacgacttcaTCACGTCGCAGGGCATGTTCCCGCAACCGGCGCACAAGAcgtccctcctcgccggtTTTGTTGCCGTGTCCAAGCTCTTCCGCATCCTGTCCGAGTGCTTCTTCCACCACCGCTGCGCTCTGAGTGAACTCCAGACGATCACGACCGCTTGGACCGTcgtggccgaggagcgcgtgcATGCGCTCCTCCGCGAACTCCCGTCTGCGATCCAAGATCCACCCAGCGTGCCCCTCGAGGCGAACCGGCAAGTGTTCGCGACACAACGTGCCAACATTCTTATTACCGTCGCCATTGTCAAGTTTGCTCTGTACGACCTGCGCTCAGCCTTGAATGTCAACGAGGATCAACTGgctcgcgagcgcgaggccatcGCCCGCGAGATCCACAACCTTCTTATGAGCATACCCGTTGAAGACTTAGCAAGCAACGGCGAGAGCGTACGCGGCAAGGTATTCCACATTGCGTGCGCGCTCTGCGGACAGGCCAGCACGCCGGGCACCGACTCGGACCTCGTGCGCGACTGGTGCGACATG TTTTCGACGATCACCTTCGTCCAGATGCCTGTTCCCGCGGACCCGCCTCTCGACTCCCGTAGTAACACGCCGCCTGCTGAGCCTGAACTGACAAGTGCGCCATAG